A genomic segment from Phragmites australis chromosome 6, lpPhrAust1.1, whole genome shotgun sequence encodes:
- the LOC133923078 gene encoding secreted RxLR effector protein 161-like, whose translation MEQRAQLHKDPDGQLVNATEYHCIIGCLGYLLHTRPDLSFAVGVASRLMEMPTVMHHKVVKQILRYLKGTVHYGIVYTREGEIEMITGYTDSDLAGDMDDRKSVGGMAFYINDSLASWNSQKQKTVALSSCKVEFIVATAVACQALWLRSLLGEL comes from the coding sequence ATGGAACAAAGGGCGCAGCTGCATAAGGATCCAGATGGACAACTGGTTAATGCAACTGAGTATCATTGCATCATTGGTTGCCTGGGGTATTTACTTCATACAAGACCTGACCTTTCTTTTGCTGTTGGAGTGGCAAGCAGATTGATGGAGATGCCTACGGTGATGCATCACAAGGTAGTGAAGCAGATTCTtcggtatttgaagggcaccGTGCATTATGGTATTGTGTATACTAGAGAAGGAGAAATAGAGATGATCACCGGCTACACTGATAGTGATCTggctggtgacatggatgacagaAAGAGTGTTGGAGGTATGGCTTTCTACATTAATGATAGCTTGGCATCATGGAACTCGCAGAAGCAGAAAACGGTGGCTTTGTCTTCCTGTAAAGTTGAGTTTATAGTAGCAACGGCGGTGGCATGCCAAGCactgtggcttagaagtctgttAGGGGAGCTGTAG
- the LOC133923077 gene encoding uncharacterized protein LOC133923077, whose protein sequence is MTGDKEKFRELDEGVIGKVKFGDGSTVQIMGLGSIVFSCKNGDQWLLQEVYYIPRLCSNITSLGQLTEVRQKVIIDAEHLRVYDNSPTQLLMKVRRTPNHLYKIELHQAMPMLIGKGMAVGVPPITHPNELCQRCLLAKQASYFMLIVDDYSRWMWVFMIKSKDQACSMFRKFKLQAENTSRQRIKTLRTDRGGKFLSVEFTQLCEEAEIKRHLTASYTPQQNGMVEQRNRTVMAMARSLLKSMNVTGRFWG, encoded by the exons atgaccggtgacaaagagaagttcagagagctGGACGAAGGTGTCATTGGCAAGGTGAAGTTTGGGGATGGCTCCACGGTAcagatcatgggcttagggtcTATTGTGTTTAGCTGTAAGAACGGCGACCAGTGGCTGTTGCAggaggtctactacattccaagaCTGTGCAGCAACATCACCAGCCTTGGGCAACTTACCGAAGTCAGACAAAAGGTGATCATAGATGCTGAACATCTACGTGTGTATGATAATAGTCCTACACAGTTGCTGATGAAAGTGAGGCGAACTCCAAATCACCTCTACAAGATCGAGCTGCACCAAGCAATGCCG ATGCTCATCGGCAAGGGGATGGCGGTAGGAGTGCCGCCAATCACACACCCGAATGAGTTATGTCAAAGGTGTTTGCTGGCAAAGCAGGCGAG TTACttcatgttaattgttgatgattactcacgGTGGATGTGGGTGTTCATGATCAAGTCGAAGGACCAAGCTTGCTCCATGTTCAGAAAGTTCAAGTTGCAGGCTGAGAACACGAGCAGGCAACGCATCAAGACATTGAGGACTGATCGCGGTGGCAAATTCCTCTCTGTTGAGTTCACTCAGTTATGCGAGGAGGCCGAGATCAAACGGCACCTCACTGCGTCATACACCCCACAACAAAACGGCATGGTGGAGCAGAGGAATAGGAccgtgatggcgatggcgaggtccctcctcaagagcatgaacgTGACTGGAAGGTTTTGGGGGTAG
- the LOC133923076 gene encoding uncharacterized protein LOC133923076, producing MSIVPQGEVPRESGGGPFLYPQLMTTNYTSWVIHVKAMIEDQGVWEAVEPAADAAVDEKKDKKARSHLFQALPEDLLMEVARKKTAKKVWDCLKTRLVGADHVKNVQLLTLKSDFNAMCMQEGESPDQYAGRINSMPVRIEQFYDLDKMLFKEVVGRLKAFEEHSSNRDQGGRGRDRGCDRGGRSGMSRNDKESGSGSSRRNKSHIKCFNCHKMRHYANGCNALKKKEEETHLTRADDTEPTLLLVV from the exons ATGTCGATCGTTCCTCAAGGCGAGGTGCCACGGGAGAGCGGTGGTGGGCCGTTCCTGTACCCGCAGTTGATGACGACGAACTACACAAGCTGGGTGATTCACGTGAAGGCGATGATAGAAGATCAAGGCGTCTGGGAGGCAGTCGAGCCAGCGGCCGATGCGGCCGTCgacgagaagaaggacaagaaggcgagATCACATCTCTTTCAAGCGCTCCCGGAGGATCTCCTGATGGaggtggcaaggaagaaaactgCGAAGAAGGTCTGGGATTGTCTCAAGACAAGGCTCGTTGGCGCGGATCATGTTAAGAACGTGCAACTTCTAACGTTGAAGAGCGATTTCAATGCCATGtgcatgcaggagggagagagcccAGACCAGTACGCCGGAAGGATCAACAGCATGCCCGTCAG AATCGAGCAGTTCTACGACCTCGACAAGATGTTGTTCAAGGAAGTAGTGGGGCGTCTTAAGGCGTTTGAAGAAC ATAGCAGCAACCGCGACCAGGGTGGTCGTGGACGCGACAGAGGCTGTGACAGAGGTGGTCGCAGTGGGATGTCGCGTAATGACAAGGAGAGCGGCTCGGGCAGCAGTCGccgcaacaagagccacatcaagtgctTCAACTGTCACAAGATGAGGCACTATGCGAATGGGTGCAATGCactaaagaagaaggaagaggagacacATCTCACTCGTGCTGACGACACCGAGCCGACCCTGCTACTTGTGGTGTAA